A stretch of DNA from Henriciella sp. AS95:
AATGAGGCCGGAATCGCGATGGTCCTGACCGGCATGCGGCACTTCAGGCACTAATCCATGGACAAGTCTGCGGGAAAGATCGACGAGCAGAACCAGCACTGGCTGCAGGTTCGTGTCTATTATGAAGACACCGATTTTACCGGCATGGTCTATCATGCGAACTATCTGCGCTTTTTCGAACGCGGGCGATCTGATTTCCTGCGCGATGCGGGCGTTTCACATCAGTCGCTGCTGAATCGGCCCGATCCGGCGGCATTTACGCTGACCAATGTGAATGTCGATTTCAAAAAGGCTGCCCGGGTTGATGACCTTCTCGATATCCGTTCACGCTACATTGGCGTAGAGGGCGCTCGCATTGTGTTTCAGCAAACGGCGTTTCGCGGCGAAGACATCGTGGCTGAGGCCGAAATCACCGCTGTCATGATCCATGCAGACGGGCGCCCCCGCCGGCCCGTCCCGGAAATGGTGGAGCAATTGAAGACCTTTATCTTCAAGGGCTGAAACCCGGTCATTCACTGACAAATCGTTAACCAGTTCATTCCAATGCTGCGCCTGCTGCCATGAAAGGCGGCGGCGTCAAGTTTCCGCCTGATTTCCATTGGATATGGGAGGGGCATGCCAATTCTGGCTCCGAACGGCTGCGCGGGATGTGCAGTGTCAGATGCACAAATAACGAGGATTTTCATGGAAAGCGAAGCTCTCTCCCAGGCGCCTACGGAAGGCGGCTTCTCCCTACTAGGCCTGCTTCTAGAGGCAGACCTTGTGGTGAAACTGGTGTTGATCGTGCTGTTCATCGCCAGTCTGTGGTCATGGTCTGTGATCATCGAAAAGCTGTTCACGGTTGGCAGCGCCCGCAAGAAAGCCAAAGCCTTCGAGGACGCTTTCTGGACAGGCCGCGCCGATGATCTCGATGCGCGCCCGGGGGCAGGCAATAGCGATCCGGCCTCTCGTCTGTTCGCGTCCATCTCCCGAGAATGGAATGATGCGCGCCGCATGCCGCCCGGTGATGATGCCAATCTGCTGATCGGCCGGGCCGAGCGCTCGCTACGTGCAGGCGTCGACCGCGAAGTTGGCCGGGTCAGCAAGGGCCTCGGCGTTCTCGCGACGATTGGCTCGTCATCACCCTTTATCGGCCTGTTCGGCACCGTCTGGGGTATCATGAACGCCTTCATCAACATTTCCGAAAAGCAGGACACGTCGCTGACCAACGTCGCGGGCCCGATTGCCGAGGCGCTGTTCGCGACCGGCCTTGGCCTCATCGCGGCGATCCCGGCGGTGATTTTCTACAACAAATTCACCGGCGACCTGAACCAGTTTGCAGACCGGCTGGACACCTTCAGCCAGGACCTTCTGGTTCGCCTGTCGCGTCGCACCACCGAGAGGAGCTAGGCCATGGCAGGTGGTTGGGCAGCCGGACCCTCAGGCGGAAAACGTGGCCGCCGCAGCATGGCCGCTGAAATCAATGTGACGCCTTTTGTCGACGTCATGCTGGTGCTGCTGATTGTATTCATGATCACGGCACCCTTGCTGACGACGGGCGTGGAAGTCTCGCTGCCAAAGGCGTCGGCTGAAAATCTGCAGGCGCCGAAGTCGCAGCCGCTTTCGGTGACGCTGGACCTGAATGGCAAGATGTACATTCAGGACACCGAAGTCAGCTCTGAAGACCTGGTCTCGACGCTTTATGCGATCGCTGGCGAGGGCTATGAGGAGCGCATCTATCTGCGCGCTGATGACGGCGTGAATTATGGTGCGGTGATGGAAGTCATGACCCGTATGCAGCGGGCCGGCTATCGCAATATCGCCCTCGTCACCGACCCGAAAGCGCAAGGACAACAGTAGGTCATCATGATCCGCGGCATTCCTGCCTCCCTCCTGCTTCATGCCGCCGTGATTGGCGCGGGCTATATCGCATGGCCCTATGTCGGCGCAGACGTGCTGGAAGAAGAATTCGTGGTGGTCCCGGTCGATCTTGTTGACCTCGGCGAGATCACGAATGTCGCGCCGGTCCGTGAGCAACCTGAAGAGGTTGAGCCGGAAGAAGAGCCTGAGCCGGAGCCCGTCGAAGAGGAAGAGCCGGAAGACCCTGTCGAGGAAGAACCCGACGAGCGCGACATACCAGAGGATGATATCGCAACATCATCCGAGCAATCCGCGCCGGAAGAAACCGAAGATGATGTGGTGCCGGATCTCGAACAGGAACCGGAGGAAGAGCCTGAGCCGGAGCCTGAAGAACCAGAGCCGGAAAAGCCCAAGGCGCCGAATCCGACGCCAAAGCGCAATCCGCTCGATGACTTCCTGAACGATGCCGACTCGACGT
This window harbors:
- a CDS encoding YbgC/FadM family acyl-CoA thioesterase encodes the protein MDKSAGKIDEQNQHWLQVRVYYEDTDFTGMVYHANYLRFFERGRSDFLRDAGVSHQSLLNRPDPAAFTLTNVNVDFKKAARVDDLLDIRSRYIGVEGARIVFQQTAFRGEDIVAEAEITAVMIHADGRPRRPVPEMVEQLKTFIFKG
- a CDS encoding MotA/TolQ/ExbB proton channel family protein; the encoded protein is MESEALSQAPTEGGFSLLGLLLEADLVVKLVLIVLFIASLWSWSVIIEKLFTVGSARKKAKAFEDAFWTGRADDLDARPGAGNSDPASRLFASISREWNDARRMPPGDDANLLIGRAERSLRAGVDREVGRVSKGLGVLATIGSSSPFIGLFGTVWGIMNAFINISEKQDTSLTNVAGPIAEALFATGLGLIAAIPAVIFYNKFTGDLNQFADRLDTFSQDLLVRLSRRTTERS
- a CDS encoding biopolymer transporter ExbD, producing the protein MAGGWAAGPSGGKRGRRSMAAEINVTPFVDVMLVLLIVFMITAPLLTTGVEVSLPKASAENLQAPKSQPLSVTLDLNGKMYIQDTEVSSEDLVSTLYAIAGEGYEERIYLRADDGVNYGAVMEVMTRMQRAGYRNIALVTDPKAQGQQ